Below is a genomic region from Rhodothermia bacterium.
GCAGATGGAACGGAATTTCAAACCCGTTCTACAATGAAAGGTCCAGTATATCGTTCGGATGTGGACGCTACGAATCACCCATTTTTTACGGGCAAGCAAATGTTTGTTGACACTGCAGGCCGTGTAGAAAAGTTTATGCGCCGCTACGGAAAAAAATAAAATTTCGTATCTACGATTTGCAGACGGTCTGCCTTTATATTAAGGTAGGCCGTTTTTTACTTAAATCACACACAAGATGCAAGATGCCATTCAATTCATTCGGTCACAGGAAAACCGAAGCCCTAAAATTGCACTCATATTAGGTTCAGGACTTGGTTCACTGGCGGAGAGTGCCCTAAATGCTCACGCCATCCCCACAGCTGACATCCCTGAATACCCGCGCTCTACAGTAGAAGGCCATTCAGGGCAATTGGTTTTTGGGGAGTTGGAAGGGAAAGAGGTGATCTTTATGCAAGGACGAGTCCACTTTTACGAAGGTCACAGCAT
It encodes:
- the rpmE gene encoding 50S ribosomal protein L31, whose protein sequence is MKDKIHPKYEIITVHLADGTEFQTRSTMKGPVYRSDVDATNHPFFTGKQMFVDTAGRVEKFMRRYGKK